CCCAGAGATACGCGTCGCGCCGTTACACCATCCAACCTGCAAACTCCCCCCTGTGCGCGGACATTCTGGAGGAACCAATGGAGAAATTGAAGTTCCCACTCTGCAAGTACGACGGATCCACAGATCCGGAGGTCCACTGCAACACATTTGAGCAACATATGATGTTGTATACAGATTCCGACGCCATGTGGTGCAAGATATTTCCCTCAACGCTGCTGGGAGTGGCATCCGGCTGGTATAAGGGACTACCAAAGGGGTCGGTATATAATTACCGACAGTTAGAAACAGAGTTCATGCTACGGTTCATCAGCCGGCAGCAGAGAAAGAAAACGTCGGGAGAGCTGATGGCAGTCACCCAGAGAAGCGGAGAATCCTTAAGAGATTACCTCACCAGATTCAACAACGAGTCCACcagcataccaaacttgcagcaaGAGATAGCTGTGGTGGCCCTGATGAGAGGAATGAACCACTGCGAGTTCAAAAAATACTTGGGAAGAAAATCCTTCACCGATTTGGGAAGCGCACTGATAAAGGCCCACGAATACATCAAAAGCGACGAGCTGATGACAATCCCAAATCACTATCAGTCGGCACAGACCAGAAATGCCGCACCAAGGCCGGTTCAGCCGGCGCAGCAGAATCAGAACAGGGGGTTCAGAAAGGATGAACAGAGGAAAGACCCAAGAGGGAGGGATTACCAGAAACAATCAACCAGCATATACCCCACATTCCACGAATACACTCCATTGAACGCCCCAAGAGCCGCAATTTACAATGTCAACAAGAACGAAAACTGGAAGAGGCCTCCACCAATGAGCGACAAACCCCGACCACAGTCGAAGTACTGTGCATTCCATGATGACTGTGGACACTATACGGAAAACTGCAGAGATTTGAAGGATAACATCGAGGATATGATCAGGAGAGGCTATCTGACACAATATAAAGCCCGacagaacaacaacaaccaacagAATAGCAATTGGCAAAGCAATAACACAAACAACAGATTACCATCCACCCAAACACCGCTCCGAATAGAGCAGAAAGCACCAGAAACCAGTCGGAATGGGGAGGTTAGAAACAGTGGCCAGAAGGGGCCGACAGTATGGGTCATATCCGGAGGACCGTGCCATGGGGGAACAATCAGTGGATCCGGCAGAAGTCTGGGCGAACACCGCCACCTGCTAAACTACCACAGCACCATAAAATGGCCGGCAACCCAAGTCATGCCAAATATTTTATTCACCCCAGACGACTGTCGCGGAATTATATACCCTCACGACGATCCACTGGTTTTGGGCCTCGAAATAGCAAACTTCCCAGTGAAACGAATACTGGTGGATGGAGGGAGTTCAGCGAACATTATCTTTTGGGAAGCCTTCGTTCAGCTGAAAATAGACGAGAAAGAACTCACACGAGTCAACTATCCTGTGATAGGATTCTCCGGAGCCACAGTCTTCCCGGAAGGTAGCATCAGGCTACCAGTGCAGATTGGAGAAGGTAGAGCCGCAAGGGACCTAATGGTAGACTTCTTAGTAATCAAAGTGCCTGCTGCATACAACGTAATAGTGGGCCGGCCATTCATCCACGATGCACAAGCAGTGGTATCAACATACCATCTAACTATGATATACATGTCTAACTTTGAGAAGGCTGAAAGAATCCGAGGCAGTCAAGATTCAGCAAGAGCATGCTACTTGACGGCATTAAAAACACCAGGCCGACTGACCCCATCCAGGAATATAGCGAGAGAGGCAGCAGCGAAAAGACCGGCAAAGGGTCAAGCCCCAAGATTGGGGGGCGAGTCATCTCTTTTGCCCAAGAAGGAGAAAAGGCAGAAAATGGAGTCACCCACAATCGAAAGCATCGAAAAGGGGACTTCTCTACCTAGGGTAGAGGCCGGAGGAAGGTCAGAAGAAGTCGAGCTGGTAGAAGGAGAAACTGGCAGAACAGTAAAATTAGGAACCGACATTGACCCCCAGTTGCGGGTAAACATGATCGGTCTGTTGAGAGAACATGCGGATGTGTTCGCATTTTCCGCAGACGAAATGCCCGGTATAAGCTCGGAGGTAATCGAGCACCGACTGAATGTCGACAGAGCAGTCAGGCCGGTaaagcaaaagaaaagaaacttctcaacagaaaaaaatcaagcaatACAGGAAGAGGTAGAAAAGTTGTTGGCAGCAGGATTTATTGAACCATGCGACTACCCGGAGTGGTTGGCCAACGTCGTAATGGTTAAGAAGTCAAACGGCTCGtggagaatgtgcgtagatttcacaaACCTTAATAGAGCATGCCCAAAAGACTGCTACCCACTGCCAAGAATCGATAGGCTAGTCGACTCCACATCTGGCCACGCGCTGCTCAGCTTCCTTGACGCATTCTCCGGGTACCACCAAGTCAGCCTCGCAAAGGCCGACAGGAAAAAGACAGCATTCATCACTGAGGGGGGAGTATTCTGTTACAAGGctatgccgtttgggttaaagaacGCTGGGGCAACGTACCAAAAACTGGTCGACAGAGTGTTCGCAAACCAAAAAGGCCGCAACATTGAAGTATACGTCGACGACTCCATAGTGAAAAGCAAATTGGAGACCGATCATTTAGATGACCTCAGGGAAACGTTTGAAACTCTGCGCCGTTACCAAATGAAACTAAACCCCAAGAAATGTGTGTTCGGAGTGAAATCGGGGAAATTCTTGGGTTTCCTTGTCAGCGAGAGAGGCATAGACGCAAACCCAGATAAGGTAGAAGCGATACTCAGTCTGCCTCAACCAAAAAGCATCAAAGATGTACAAAGGCTGACAGGAAGAATGGCGGCTCTGACAAGATTTGTTAGCAAATCAGCCGACAGGTCGATTCCATTTTTTAACACTCTTAAGCAGAACGGAAAATTCCGGTGGGGGGAAACCGAGGAAAGGGCCTTCGAGAAGGTAAAAGAACATCTTCGTGCTTTACCGACGATAGCCAGGACGGAAGAGGGCGACAAGCTACAATTATATGTGTCCGCTTCAGCCCAAACCGTTGCTGCCGTACTAATCAGTGAAAAAGACAAAGTCCAGCAGCCGAtatactttgtcagccacattTTGAATCCGGCAGAAGCAAGATACTCGCTGATAGAGAAAGTGGCCTATGCAGTCCTGATAGCCGCCAGAAAGCTCAGACCATATTTTGACGCACATACCATACAAATTCTGACGAACTTTCCACTAGAGAAGGCTTTGCAAAAAATGGATACAGCCGGCAGGCTGTTGcgatgggcaatagagctgtcgGAGTACGATCTTGAGTTTCACCCGCGCAATGCAATAAAAGCACA
This sequence is a window from Spinacia oleracea cultivar Varoflay chromosome 1, BTI_SOV_V1, whole genome shotgun sequence. Protein-coding genes within it:
- the LOC130463301 gene encoding uncharacterized protein, whose amino-acid sequence is MPSELAGQFSEEQLATARAVMAALSALKPARKANTEPVPRTVIHQTAETPVGEKRKRLPIRNLFGEQILVQQEQHPNTNQAIALRSRPEPMVIEETREAPQRYASRRYTIQPANSPLCADILEEPMEKLKFPLCKYDGSTDPEVHCNTFEQHMMLYTDSDAMWCKIFPSTLLGVASGWYKGLPKGSVYNYRQLETEFMLRFISRQQRKKTSGELMAVTQRSGESLRDYLTRFNNESTSIPNLQQEIAVVALMRGMNHCEFKKYLGRKSFTDLGSALIKAHEYIKSDELMTIPNHYQSAQTRNAAPRPVQPAQQNQNRGFRKDEQRKDPRGRDYQKQSTSIYPTFHEYTPLNAPRAAIYNVNKNENWKRPPPMSDKPRPQSKYCAFHDDCGHYTENCRDLKDNIEDMIRRGYLTQYKARQNNNNQQNSNWQSNNTNNRLPSTQTPLRIEQKAPETSRNGEVRNSGQKGPTVWVISGGPCHGGTISGSGRSLGEHRHLLNYHSTIKWPATQVMPNILFTPDDCRGIIYPHDDPLVLGLEIANFPVKRILVDGGSSANIIFWEAFVQLKIDEKELTRVNYPVIGFSGATVFPEGSIRLPVQIGEGRAARDLMVDFLVIKVPAAYNVIVGRPFIHDAQAVVSTYHLTMIYMSNFEKAERIRGSQDSARACYLTALKTPGRLTPSRNIAREAAAKRPAKGQAPRLGGESSLLPKKEKRQKMESPTIESIEKGTSLPRVEAGGRSEEVELVEGETGRTVKLGTDIDPQLRVNMIGLLREHADVFAFSADEMPGISSEVIEHRLNVDRAVRPVKQKKRNFSTEKNQAIQEEVEKLLAAGFIEPCDYPEWLANVVMVKKSNGSWRMCVDFTNLNRACPKDCYPLPRIDRLVDSTSGHALLSFLDAFSGYHQVSLAKADRKKTAFITEGGVFCYKAMPFGLKNAGATYQKLVDRVFANQKGRNIEVYVDDSIVKSKLETDHLDDLRETFETLRRYQMKLNPKKCVFGVKSGKFLGFLVSERGIDANPDKVEAILSLPQPKSIKDVQRLTGRMAALTRFVSKSADRSIPFFNTLKQNGKFRWGETEERAFEKVKEHLRALPTIARTEEGDKLQLYVSASAQTVAAVLISEKDKVQQPIYFVSHILNPAEARYSLIEKVAYAVLIAARKLRPYFDAHTIQILTNFPLEKALQKMDTAGRLLRWAIELSEYDLEFHPRNAIKAQALADFVVEASYQEEETKAESWKVSVDGSAAQSGAGAGVVMISPTGDKFEYAIRFTFAASNNEAEYEAAIAGVQLCLLADAKRVVMTTDSQLVANQFSGEYETKEPSMRRYQEKLKTLTAKLEAFDIELVPRALNTAADSLAKLASSKTIELSRSVMIEIMHRRSTEEKGKEIMVITANKEWYDDIWAYKTTGVLPADIREAKKIKKDICWYVIYQGQIYKRAFSLPLLRCLTAYESARLIEEMHEGICGNHVGGKTLALICQRQGYYWPTMLEDAQSYVKKCEKCQLFAPVIRMPANDLMPILNPIPFA